The following proteins are encoded in a genomic region of Necator americanus strain Aroian chromosome II, whole genome shotgun sequence:
- a CDS encoding hypothetical protein (NECATOR_CHRII.G4497.T4), translating into MFATTNFLYQYIQLCKSHLLHHPPYVLRSVCVVINFLCVANWMAMIYFCLWPSDEYLSVTEEIWPNKSSSIAMTSYIGISNRDRVDPFKTTLLIESLVLLLSLAQVNPYCAMKIHTCLKMNALSLQTKKIHRQMLKLLTVQTACPTLLMHVPLGTMYLLFFAGITSPINLL; encoded by the exons ATGTTTGCCACAACTAATTTTTTGTACCAATATATACAACTGTGCAA AAGTCATCTGCTTCACCATCCACCGTACGTACTCCGATCCGTATGCGTtgtcattaattttttgtgtGTGGCGAACTGGATGGCAATGATCTATTTCTGTTTATGGCCTAGCGATGAGTACCTCAGTGTCACTGAGGAAATATGGCCGAATAAAAGTTCGTCTATTGCCATGACCTCCTACATAGGTATATCTAATCGG gatAGAGTGGATCCGTTCAAAACCACCTTACTAATTGAATCCTTGGTTTTGTTGCTGTCCTTAGCTCAAGTGAATCCCTATTGTGCTATGAAAATCCACACTTGTCTAAAGATGAACGCGCTCAGTTTGCAGACGAAGAAAATACATCGTCAAATGTTGAAATTGTTAACGGTACAG acAGCCTGTCCAACGTTACTCATGCACGTACCGTTAGGAACGATGTACTTGTTGTTCTTCGCTGGAATTACTAGCCCAATT AACCTGTTATAA
- a CDS encoding hypothetical protein (NECATOR_CHRII.G4497.T3), whose amino-acid sequence MFATTNFLYQYIQLCKSHLLHHPPYVLRSVCVVINFLCVANWMAMIYFCLWPSDEYLSVIDEIWPNKSSSIAMTSYIGISNRDRVDPFKTTLLIESLVLLLSLAQVNPYCAMKIHTCLKMNALSLQTKKIHRQMLKLLTVQTACPTLLMHVPLGTMYLLFFAGITSPINLL is encoded by the exons AAGTCATCTGCTTCACCATCCACCGTACGTACTCCGATCCGTATGCGTtgtcattaattttttgtgtGTGGCGAACTGGATGGCAATGATCTATTTCTGTTTATGGCCTAGCGATGAGTACCTCAGTGTCATTGATGAAATATGGCCGAATAAAAGTTCGTCTATTGCCATGACCTCCTACATAGGTATATCTAATCGG gatAGAGTGGATCCGTTCAAAACCACCTTACTAATTGAATCCTTGGTTTTGTTGCTGTCCTTAGCTCAAGTGAATCCCTATTGTGCTATGAAAATCCACACTTGTCTAAAGATGAACGCGCTCAGTTTGCAGACGAAGAAAATACATCGTCAAATGTTGAAATTGTTAACGGTACAG acAGCCTGTCCAACGTTACTCATGCACGTACCGTTAGGAACGATGTACTTGTTGTTCTTCGCTGGAATTACTAGCCCAATT AACCTGTTATAA
- a CDS encoding hypothetical protein (NECATOR_CHRII.G4497.T5): MFATTNFLYQYIQLCKSHLLHHPPYVLRSVCVVINFLCVANWMAMIYFCLWPSDEYLSVIDEIWPNKSSSIAMTSYIGISNRDRVDPFKTALLIESLVLLLSLAQVNPYCAMKIHTCLKMNALSLQTKKIHRQMLKLLTVQTACPTLLMHLPLGTMYLLLFAGITSPIVMSFIIGVLMATFPLSVPIIIIVSMKEYRQFFLVKLKLVEPVISSTAAVSFASRNAILNPWKTTTK; encoded by the exons AAGTCATCTGCTTCACCATCCACCGTACGTACTCCGATCCGTATGCGTtgtcattaattttttgtgtGTGGCGAACTGGATGGCAATGATCTATTTCTGTTTATGGCCTAGCGATGAGTACCTCAGTGTCATTGATGAAATATGGCCGAATAAAAGTTCGTCTATTGCCATGACCTCCTACATAGGTATATCTAATCGG gatAGAGTGGATCCGTTCAAAACCGCCTTACTAATTGAATCCTTGGTTTTGCTGCTGTCCTTAGCTCAAGTGAATCCCTATTGTGCTATGAAAATCCACACTTGTCTAAAGATGAACGCACTTAGTTTGCAGACGAAGAAAATACATCGTCAAATGCTTAAATTGTTAACGGTGCAG acAGCATGTCCAACGTTACTCATGCACCTACCGTTAGGAACGATGTACTTGTTGCTCTTCGCTGGAATTACTAGCCCAATTGTAATGTCATTCATTATTGGTGTTCTGATGGCTACATTTCCTCTCTCTGTACCAATCATAATAATAGTATCCATGAAGGAGTATCGTCAATTCTTTCTGGTAAAACTGAAGCTTGTAGAACCTGTTATAAGTTCAACAGCAGCTGTTAGCTTCGCTTCAAGAAACGCAATTTTAAATCCGTGGAAAACAACtacgaaataa
- a CDS encoding hypothetical protein (NECATOR_CHRII.G4496.T1) codes for MKLKRKGPATAPCLTPVTPSNGVVYPVGVRTATDSKMREEPELRRAGVTGVRQGAVAGPFLFNFAIDDIMRRTVDQCPADIVLAPSGCPLTDLDYADNVVAAAYRLRHCPDKYKQMWISSRPRMRIRVDGQLIELVHVYVLLLGLYAEEQRQLR; via the exons atgaagttgaagaggaagggtcctgccactgctccttgtcttactccagttacccccTCAAATGGTGTTGTATATCCGgttggtgttcgaactgcaacAGACAGTAAAATGAGAGAAGAGCCAGAACTGAGAAGAGCG ggggtaactggagtaagacaaggggcagtggcaggacccttcctttTCAACTTCGCTATAgacgacatcatgcgaagaacagtcgatcagtgtcctgccgacatcgtcttagcaccatcagggtgcccttTGACCGATCTCGACTACGCTGacaatgtt GTGGCTGCAGCCTATAGGCTACGCCACTGCCCAGATAAAtacaagcagatgtggatctcttcgagacctcgaatgAGAATCAGGGTAGACGGACAACTGATCGAACTCGTCCATGTCTACGTTCTGTTacttgggctgtatgctgaggaacaacggcagctacgctAA
- a CDS encoding hypothetical protein (NECATOR_CHRII.G4497.T1): protein MAMIYFCLWPSDEYLSVTEEIWPNKSSSIAMTSYIGISNRDRVDPFKTTLLIESLVLLLSLAQVNPYCAMKIHTCLKMNALSLQTKKIHRQMLKLLTVQTACPTLLMHVPLGTMYLLFFAGITSPINLL from the exons ATGGCAATGATCTATTTCTGTTTATGGCCTAGCGATGAGTACCTCAGTGTCACTGAGGAAATATGGCCGAATAAAAGTTCGTCTATTGCCATGACCTCCTACATAGGTATATCTAATCGG gatAGAGTGGATCCGTTCAAAACCACCTTACTAATTGAATCCTTGGTTTTGTTGCTGTCCTTAGCTCAAGTGAATCCCTATTGTGCTATGAAAATCCACACTTGTCTAAAGATGAACGCGCTCAGTTTGCAGACGAAGAAAATACATCGTCAAATGTTGAAATTGTTAACGGTACAG acAGCCTGTCCAACGTTACTCATGCACGTACCGTTAGGAACGATGTACTTGTTGTTCTTCGCTGGAATTACTAGCCCAATT AACCTGTTATAA